A segment of the Streptomyces sp. P9-A2 genome:
CCAGGTCGGTCTCGCCGTGCTGGGACCTGGCCAGGGCGGCGCGCAGCCGGTCCTCGGGGATCATGATGTCGCCGTGCATTCCGGTGACGGCGTGGAAGATGCCGAGGTCGGGGGTGCAGCTGTAGCGCTCGCCCTCGGCGGTGGGGCAGGGCTCCGAGGTGACCTCGAAGCGCAGCAGTTGCCAGCCGCGCAGCGCCGAGGCGAGCTTGGAGGCGGTACCGGCCTGGCCCTTGAAGGAGAACTCCGAGCGCCAGGTGCCGGGGGCGGCGGGCTGCCGGATCCAGTCCAGGCTGACGCGCACGCCGAGCACCCCCGCGACGGCCCACTCGACGTGTGGGCACAGCGCACGCGGCGCGGAGTGCACGTACAGGACTCCACGTGTCGTCACCGGAACCTCCGGGCAGAGCGGTACAGGTCGGAAAGGGCCGATCAGCGGGTGGCCGGGAGGACCACGTTGTGGCCGAGGCTACCGTGTGGCGGGGGAAGGAGTGTGACGTACCGTCCGTCCCGGTGCCCGGAAATCGCCGCCATTCACCCGGCAGGCCGATAACCCGGGGAGGCCGGCCCAAGATCATGTGAGCCGTTCCATATACGCCGTTCCGTCCGAGCCGCCCCGTCCGCCCGGCGTTCCGCCCGGGCGGACGGGGCGGGCAGGCGGGAACTCCCGTGCGTTGTTATGCATGGGGGACGGTGACGACGATGTGCGGGGAGGCTGTGGATGGAGCAGGGGAAACGGTGGAAGGGGCCGGAGCGGGGCGGCCGTTCACGGGCCGTGCTCGCCGCCGTGGTGGCCGCCGCCGTGCTGGGGGCCGTCGGCTGCGACGCCGTCGGCGGTGACGAGGCCGCTCCGTCCGGCGCCGGGGCGAAGAAGGCCGCGCCGGCCCCGTCGCCCACTCCGGTCTGGGACACCAGCCCCGCCTCCGTGGCCGCCGTGGGCGATTCGATCACGACCGGTTTCGACGCGTGCGCTGTGTTGACGGACTGTCCCGAGGTGTCGTGGGCGACGGGCGGCAGCGAGAAGGTCGACAGTCTGGCGGTGCGGCTGCTGGGCCCGGCGGGGGCGGCCGAGCGGAGCTGGAACTACGCGGTCACCGGGGCGCGGATGGCGGACCTGCCCGGTCAGATGGCCCGGGCGGTGGGCCGGAAGCCGGAGTTGGTGGCCGTGATGGCCGGGGCCAACGACGCCTGCCGGGCCACCACATCGGCGATGACGCCGGTGGCCGGCTTCCGCGCGGACTTCGAGGAAGCGATACACACCCTGCGCAAGGCGCTGCCCAAGGCCCAGGTGTACGTGGCGAGCGTGCCGGACCTGAAGCGGCTGTGGGCGCAGGGGCGGACCAGTGAGATGGGCAAGCAGGTGTGGAAGCTCGGCATCTGCCCGTCGATGCTGGGCGATCCGGACGCCCTGGACGCGGCTGCGAACGAGCGGCGCGCGACGGTGCAGGACCGGGTGGAGGAGTACAACAAGGCGCTGGAGGAGGTCTGCGCCGAGGACGAGCGGTGCCGCTACGACGGCGGGGCGGTGTACGAGTACAGGTTCGGCACCACGCAGTTGAGCCGCTGGGACTGGTTCCACCCCAGCATCGACGGTCAGGCCCGGCTGGCGGAGATCGCCCACCGTACGGTCACGGCGACGAAGCCGTGACTTATCGTTTCGCACATGAACGAACTCTTCGGCACACTTTCCGACGGCACTCCGGTGCACCGCTGGACCCTGGAGCGGGCCGGCGTACGCGTACGGGTGCTGTCGTACGGCGGGATCGTGCAGGCCGTCGAGGTGCCGGACCGGGAGGGCCGGACCGGGAACGTGGTGCTGGGCTTTTCCGGCCTGGACGGCTATCTCGCCCATCCGGGACCGTACTTGGGCGCCCTGATCGGGCGGTACGCCAACCGCATCGCGGGCGCCCGCTTCCCGCTGGACGGCCGGGTCCACACGCTCGCCCCGAACAACGGGCCGAACTCGCTGCACGGCGGTGAGCGGGGCTTCGACAAGCGCGTGTGGGACGTGACGCCGGTGACACACGGCCTGCGCCTCACCCTGGTCTCCGCGGACGGCGAGGAGGGCTTCCCCGGCCGCCTGGAGATGTCGGTGACGTACACCCTGGACGAGCGGGGCGCGCTGGGGATCGGGTACGAGGCGGTGACGGACGCGCCGACGGTGGTGAACCCGACGAACCACTCGTACTGGAACCTGGCCGGGTCCGGGTCCGGGTCCGGGTCCGATGCCGGAACCGATGTGGGACCCGACGCCGGCTCCGGCCCTCGCTCCGGCGCCGCGGCCGGACACGAACTGCGCCTCGCCGCCTCCCGCTTCACCCCCGTCGACGCGGATCTGATCCCGGCCGGTGACCACCAGGACGTGACCGGCACCCGCTTCGACTTCCGCGAGGCGCGCGGGGCCGGCACCGGGTACGACCACAATTACGTGCTCGACAAGGGCGTGACGCCGACACCGGTGGAGGTCGCCGAACTGTACGACCCGGGTTCCGGGCGGGTGCTCACGGTGGCGACCACCGAACCCGGGATGCAGGTCTACACCGCCGACCACATCGGGGAGCCCTTCGCTCCCGGTGCCGGCATCGCGCTGGAGACGCAGCACTTCCCGGACTCCCCGAACCGGCCCGACTTCCCGAGCACGGTCCTGCGGCCGGGCGGGACGTTCCGCTCGGAGACGGTGTACGGCTTCGCGGTGCGTTAGGGCCTGTCCGGCGGATCATGCCGGAGACGCGAGGGCCGGCACGCCCTCCTCCGCCTTGCGGCTGGACGCTCCCCCACGCTCGAACATGCTCGCGCGGGAGGTGCCCCCATCGCCCTCGCTCGGCCCAGCCGGAAAGGCGCCGCCAGTTGCCTCCGACTCGATCCGCCGGACAGACCCTGGCGGGGACCGCTCCCCCGGATCCGTCCGGGTGACATACATGAGCCCCGGCCCGGGGTCAGGGTCCCGGACCGGGGCTGCTCATGCAGAGGGATACCCCGACCTACGGGAGCTACCCCGATTCAGAAGGTAATCGTCGCGGTGACCCCGCGGTCCGCGATCGAGCATTCGATCGGGAGTTCGTACGAACCCTTCACAAAGGGCCACGATGTGGTCACCTCGGCGTACTCTCAGTGTCCGTCCCGGCTCAGTGTCCGTCCCGGCTGATCTGCGGAGACGGCTGCGACGGCGCCCCGGACGTCCCAGGCGCCTCGGCGCCGTCGTCGTCCCTGGTCTCCTCGCCGAGCAGGTCCCGTGCCATGAGGGTGGCGCCGGCGACCGCGCCCGGCATCAGGAACACGGCGACGAACGGGACGAGGAAGGCCAGTCCCAGCGGCGTGCCGAAGCCCCAGACGAGGGTCTTGCGGCCCCTCAGCAGGGCCAGCCGCGCCCGCAGTTCGACCCCGCGCCGTTGCAGGGCCACCGCCGCCAGTTCCTCGGTGAGGAAGAACCCGGTGACCATGAACCCGATCACCGGTACGACGGTCTGCCCGACGAACGGGATGAATCCGAGCGCGAAGAGCAGCACCGCCCAGAGCAGGGCCCGCACGACGATCCGGAGGCTGTCCCGGCCGGAGATCCACAGGTCCCGCCACAGCGGCAGATCGGACTCGGGGGCGGTGCCGTCGGGCGAGACGTCCCGGTCGACCTTCTCGGAGAGGCTGTCGTAGAAGGGCTGCCCGATGAGCAGGGTCACGGCGGTGAAGGTGATGACGGAGAGCAGCAGGCCGAGCGCGAAGAGGAGGACGATGAGCAGTCCGCGGAACAGTCCGAGCCAGGGGCTGGACCAGTCGTCCGCGAACGGTGTCGCCCAGCCGACGAAGTCCGCTCCCCACATGGCCAGCGCGAGCAGCGCCGCCACGTAGAGCACCAGCGTGATCAGTCCCGGCAGCAGGCCGAAACCGTACTGCTTGCCGTGCCGGGCGACCCAGCGCTGGCCTTTCAGGAGATACCGGAAACCCACCCCAAGATCGCGCATGGGGGAACTATAGGGGCCCGTCGTCGGCGTGTCGTCGGCCGGTGGTCCGGTCATCGGCCGACGCCCGGCCGGGCGTCGGCCGGGCGTCGTCTTCAGGGCTGGCGTCAGAGCTTGACGATCATCTTTCCGGTGTTGTCGCCCCGCAGGACGCCCAGGAACGCCTCGAGGTTGTTCTCGATGCCCTCGACGACGGTCTCCCGGTACTTGAGCTCGCCCGAGGCGATCCAGCCGCCGACCTCCCGCACGAAGTCCGGCCGCAGGTCGTTGTGGTCGCTCACCAGGAAGCCCTCGATGCGGCCGCGGGTCTGGATGAGACGGGCGAGGTTGCGCGGGCCCGGCGCCGGCTCCGTGTTGTTGTAGACGGAGATCATCCCGCACACGGCGATCCGTCCGCCCCGGTTCAGCGAACCGATCGCGGCCTCCAGGTGGTCCCCGCCGACGTTGTCGAAGTAGACGTCGACGCCGTCCGGCACGGCTTCGCGCAGTTGCCGGCTCACCGGGCCGTTCTTGTAGTTGAACGCGGCGTCGAATCCGTACTCCTCGACGAGCAGGGCGACCTTCTCGTCGGATCCGGCTGAGCCGATCACCCGCGAGGCGCCCTTGAGCTTCGCGAGCTGCCCCACCTGGCTGCCGACGGCACCGGCGGCACCGGACACGAAGACGGTGTCGCCCTCCTTGAGGGCGGCGACGCGCAGCAGTCCCGCGTACGCGGTGAGCCCCGGCATGCCCAGCACGCCCAGGTAGGTGGAGAGCGGCGCGGCCCCGGCGTCCACCTTGGCGGCGCTCTTGGCGTCCACCAGCGCGTACTCGCGCCAGCCGAGGCCGTGCAGCACGTGGTCGCCGACGGCCAGTCCTTCCGCGCCGGAGGCGACGACCTCGCCGACGGCACCGCCCTGCATGGCCTCGCCCACCGCGTACGGCGCCACGTAGGACTTGGCGTCACTCATCCTTCCACGCATATAAGGGTCGACGGAGAGGTACATGTTCCGCACCAGTACCTGGCCCTCCCCCGGCGTGGGGATCTCCGCCTCGACCAGGGCGAAGTCCTCGGGCTTCGGCCGGCCTACGGGCCGGCTCGCCAGGTGCCATGCGCGGCCGGTGGTGGGGAGTGCGGGGGTGTCGGACATGGGGTGGGGCCTCTCCTCGAATGCTTCATTACCTGAAACAACCATGCCGTTGAATATTTCAGGATGTCAAGCATGTGGGTACCCTGAGAGCATGGCCACCACACCCAGTTCCCCCGGACGCCCCGACGACCTCACCCTGGAGGTCGTCGGCCTCATCGGCTCGGTGGTGGCCCGCTACCACGAGGAGTACGAGGAGGCGGCGGCCGGACACGACCTCACCGGCGCGCAGGCCCGGCTCCTGAGCCTGCTCTGCCTGGAGCCCCTGCCGATGCGGAAGCTCGCCCACCGCCTGAAGTGCGAGCCGTCGAACGTCACCGGCATCGTCGACCGCCTGGAGTCCCGCGGTCTGGCCGAGCGCCGCCCGGACCCGGCGGACCGCCGCGTGAAGGTGGCGGCGGCGACGCGGGAGGGCCGCAGGGTGGCCCGCGGCCTGCGCGAGTCGCTGCGCTTCGCCCGCGAGCCGCTGGCCGCCCTCACGGACGAGGAACGCCGCTCCCTGCGCGACATCCTGCGGACGATGCTGGACACCGAGGGAACGGTGCCCGAAGGCCGGGAGTGAGCGGCCGTCAGGTGCACCACCACAGGAAGCGGTCGCAGGTCTCCGAGGGTTCCGGCTCCGGGTCCGGGTCGGCGTCCGGGTCCTGTTCGGGGTCCTGTTCGGGCTTCGTGGGGTCCGGGTCGTCCGGGTCGGCCGGGGTGTCCGGCCGACCCGAGGGCTCCTGCGGCCGGCCGGTCGCCGGGTCGGCCGAGGAGGTGTCCGCGGGCGCCGACGAGGTCGCCTCGCCGGGCTCGCCCTCCGCCTCCGCCGATTCCCCGCCCGTCGGCGACTGCGAGACCGACGGCGAGCCGGACACCTCCGGGGAGGGGGACGTCGCGGACGCGTCCGCGCCCACAGCGGGAACGCCGCTCGACTGCGGCGCCGGCTCGGTCCCGACCGGTCCGCCGGCCGGTGTCTCGTCCCCGGCCACCGCCGGCTCGGACTTCGACCCGGACGCGTCCAGCCCCAGCTCCGCGAGGCTCAACGCGCCCGCCGCCAGGACGAACCCCGCAACGACCAGCAACGAACGCCGCCGTCGCCTGCGGTGCGCCGCGGCCTTGGCGTCCCGGCGGCTCGCACCCGCCCCTGCCACTTCGTCACCTTCGTCCGCGGCCGGGACGACCTCGCCCGCGGGGTCCGCGGGCAGCGGGGGCGGGGGGTTCTCGTCCCGCCCCCGCTGCCCGGGTCCGGCGGCCCCACCGGCCTCGCCAGGTCCCGGGGCCGCCCCCGGGTCCGGCTCGCGTCCGCGGTCCGGACCAGGTCCGGATTCCGGATCCGGATCCGACGGGTCGTTCTCGTACGCCGTCCGGGAGGCGTCGGAAGCCTCCGGGCGGGCCGGGAGGGTTTTTTCGGCGGGGGTGCCGCACCCAGGGCAGGCGAGGGCGCCGTTGAGGTGCCTTCGGCACGGGTGGCAGTAGTCCATGTCGGGTGAAGGCTAAGTTCCGCTCACGTCCGGTTCCTAGAGCAGGCTGTGAAGGTTTGGTAGGGACGCTTGCCCATAGGTTTCGAAACTGTCGAAACCGTTATGCGCGAGACCCATTGACACCCCCGCCGCCCCGTCCTTACTGTCACGCCAGCATTTCGAACGTGTGACGAAATATCGAACATGCCGAGCCGAACCATCGAACGATCACAGGGTCCACAACGCAGCGAGGGGCAACTGCCGTGCGTATCACCGGAATCAGCACACACGTGGTCGGGACGCCGTGGCGCAACCTGACGTACGTCCAGGTGCACACCGACGAGGGGATCACGGGAGTCGGCGAGACCCGGATGCTGGGGCACACCGACGCCCTGCTGGGTTATCTGAAGGAAGCCGAGGTCAACCACATTCTCGGCTCGGACCCGTTCGCTGTCGAGGACCTGGTCCGCCGGATGAAGTACGGCGACTTCGGCCGGGCCGGCGAGATCGTGATGTCCGGTATCGCCGTGGTCGAGATGGCCTGCTGGGACATCAAGGGCAAGGCCCTCGGCGTCCCCGTCTGGCAGTTGCTCGGCGGGAGGGTGACCGACAAGGTCAAGGCGTACGCCAACGGCTGGTACACCACGGAGCGCACCCCGGAGGCGTACCACAAGGCCGCGCAGGCGGTGGTGGAGCGCGGCTACCGGGCCCTGAAGATCGACCCGTTCGGCACCGGGCACTTCGAACTCGACCGCAAGGAGACCCTGTACGCCATTTCCCTGATCGAGGCGGTCCGCGACGCCATCGGCCCCGAGGCCGAGCTGATGCTGGAGATGCACGGCCGTTTCTCCCCCGCCACCGCCGTCCGCCTCGCGCGGGAGCTGGCGCCGTTCGATCCGGCCTGGCTGGAGGAGCCGGTTCCGCCGGAGAACCTCAAGGCGCTGGAGAAGGTCGCCGCCAAGGTCGACATCCCCCTCGCCACCGGTGAACGCGTCCACGACCGCATCGAGTTCCGTGAGCTGTTCGAGAGCCAGGCCGTCGACATCCTGCAGCCGGACGTCGGCCACATCGGCG
Coding sequences within it:
- a CDS encoding NADP-dependent oxidoreductase, with amino-acid sequence MSDTPALPTTGRAWHLASRPVGRPKPEDFALVEAEIPTPGEGQVLVRNMYLSVDPYMRGRMSDAKSYVAPYAVGEAMQGGAVGEVVASGAEGLAVGDHVLHGLGWREYALVDAKSAAKVDAGAAPLSTYLGVLGMPGLTAYAGLLRVAALKEGDTVFVSGAAGAVGSQVGQLAKLKGASRVIGSAGSDEKVALLVEEYGFDAAFNYKNGPVSRQLREAVPDGVDVYFDNVGGDHLEAAIGSLNRGGRIAVCGMISVYNNTEPAPGPRNLARLIQTRGRIEGFLVSDHNDLRPDFVREVGGWIASGELKYRETVVEGIENNLEAFLGVLRGDNTGKMIVKL
- a CDS encoding mandelate racemase/muconate lactonizing enzyme family protein; protein product: MRITGISTHVVGTPWRNLTYVQVHTDEGITGVGETRMLGHTDALLGYLKEAEVNHILGSDPFAVEDLVRRMKYGDFGRAGEIVMSGIAVVEMACWDIKGKALGVPVWQLLGGRVTDKVKAYANGWYTTERTPEAYHKAAQAVVERGYRALKIDPFGTGHFELDRKETLYAISLIEAVRDAIGPEAELMLEMHGRFSPATAVRLARELAPFDPAWLEEPVPPENLKALEKVAAKVDIPLATGERVHDRIEFRELFESQAVDILQPDVGHIGGIWETRKLAATAETHYMLVAPHNVGGPVLTAASLQVGFTSPNFKILEHFNDFADAEIKKVVKGAPQVNPEDGCFHLSDAPGLGVELDVDAAAEFPQQQARFDLWAEGWEQRKPTSGSEGTK
- a CDS encoding MarR family winged helix-turn-helix transcriptional regulator: MATTPSSPGRPDDLTLEVVGLIGSVVARYHEEYEEAAAGHDLTGAQARLLSLLCLEPLPMRKLAHRLKCEPSNVTGIVDRLESRGLAERRPDPADRRVKVAAATREGRRVARGLRESLRFAREPLAALTDEERRSLRDILRTMLDTEGTVPEGRE
- a CDS encoding EI24 domain-containing protein, encoding MRDLGVGFRYLLKGQRWVARHGKQYGFGLLPGLITLVLYVAALLALAMWGADFVGWATPFADDWSSPWLGLFRGLLIVLLFALGLLLSVITFTAVTLLIGQPFYDSLSEKVDRDVSPDGTAPESDLPLWRDLWISGRDSLRIVVRALLWAVLLFALGFIPFVGQTVVPVIGFMVTGFFLTEELAAVALQRRGVELRARLALLRGRKTLVWGFGTPLGLAFLVPFVAVFLMPGAVAGATLMARDLLGEETRDDDGAEAPGTSGAPSQPSPQISRDGH
- a CDS encoding SGNH/GDSL hydrolase family protein, with protein sequence MEQGKRWKGPERGGRSRAVLAAVVAAAVLGAVGCDAVGGDEAAPSGAGAKKAAPAPSPTPVWDTSPASVAAVGDSITTGFDACAVLTDCPEVSWATGGSEKVDSLAVRLLGPAGAAERSWNYAVTGARMADLPGQMARAVGRKPELVAVMAGANDACRATTSAMTPVAGFRADFEEAIHTLRKALPKAQVYVASVPDLKRLWAQGRTSEMGKQVWKLGICPSMLGDPDALDAAANERRATVQDRVEEYNKALEEVCAEDERCRYDGGAVYEYRFGTTQLSRWDWFHPSIDGQARLAEIAHRTVTATKP
- a CDS encoding aldose epimerase family protein; this translates as MNELFGTLSDGTPVHRWTLERAGVRVRVLSYGGIVQAVEVPDREGRTGNVVLGFSGLDGYLAHPGPYLGALIGRYANRIAGARFPLDGRVHTLAPNNGPNSLHGGERGFDKRVWDVTPVTHGLRLTLVSADGEEGFPGRLEMSVTYTLDERGALGIGYEAVTDAPTVVNPTNHSYWNLAGSGSGSGSDAGTDVGPDAGSGPRSGAAAGHELRLAASRFTPVDADLIPAGDHQDVTGTRFDFREARGAGTGYDHNYVLDKGVTPTPVEVAELYDPGSGRVLTVATTEPGMQVYTADHIGEPFAPGAGIALETQHFPDSPNRPDFPSTVLRPGGTFRSETVYGFAVR
- a CDS encoding SCO2400 family protein; the encoded protein is MDYCHPCRRHLNGALACPGCGTPAEKTLPARPEASDASRTAYENDPSDPDPESGPGPDRGREPDPGAAPGPGEAGGAAGPGQRGRDENPPPPLPADPAGEVVPAADEGDEVAGAGASRRDAKAAAHRRRRRRSLLVVAGFVLAAGALSLAELGLDASGSKSEPAVAGDETPAGGPVGTEPAPQSSGVPAVGADASATSPSPEVSGSPSVSQSPTGGESAEAEGEPGEATSSAPADTSSADPATGRPQEPSGRPDTPADPDDPDPTKPEQDPEQDPDADPDPEPEPSETCDRFLWWCT
- a CDS encoding DUF3145 domain-containing protein, which produces MTTRGVLYVHSAPRALCPHVEWAVAGVLGVRVSLDWIRQPAAPGTWRSEFSFKGQAGTASKLASALRGWQLLRFEVTSEPCPTAEGERYSCTPDLGIFHAVTGMHGDIMIPEDRLRAALARSQHGETDLEAEIAKLLGKPWDDELEPFRYAGEGAPVRWLHQVV